The segment GCTAGCAGGTCGTGTACgcacaaataagttattttatttaccttgtttgttgttttcaaatagtaataataataataatttttggatCTCCAAtggatattccgatttaaataactttcataaagcggtgatgaacagatcgtaatcgttttaaggtacttccgtggctcagaggtagttgatggatttataaaatatatagctatTAGTTCTGATCGGACTGCTGTCACTTTATGCGCGATTATTATCAAATCCACAAGCTTTGTTTACGTTAAAACTACACAGTGTCCTCAATACCTATCTGTTAATAATACGGTTTTCTACCACACTTATTTATCAGGGGAATACCCGAATTGTCAGCTTGTATTGACACAGCCAGTCTTGATAGCTGATGATGGTAGTGATGgactgttaaaattttaaaagtccaTCCCGTACATACAAAGGAGCACTGCATGCCTGATACCCATAGAGAGCTAATCCTAAATGTTATATTCCTCAAAACCTTTTTAGAGTTTTATAACTTTAGAGAAAATGCTAAACAATACATGCAAACATAAAGCAGGACAATTATAGACAAGTCGCTTTTAGATACATCAACATTCCAGCTCTCGGTGAACGATCTCAGCAGTATTAAAGTTCTTAGTCTCTAGTCGCGACCTTGTTCATTCACAAATCCCTCTTTACATAGCTCAGTATAATATCGGCCATGACATTGGCGAACTCTGTAAGGAAACGCCTCTAACCAAAAAGAAGAAGAAGGAAACTAGTCGCTACTAGCGCCGCAGTCGGCCAATGTGACTAACACCACTCGCTGCTTATTCGTCATACAAATATGCAGCATGTACatagataatatttgtatgcGGTTACGAATCCTATCCAAGTGTTAGGGTTCGAAAGTCACTGCTTCTCGCAGCCCTCGATTACTAAGTATCGGCATAACGAAAATCTTAGCGTATATTACTTGCCTCTAAACCCGAGGAAACTCTAGACACCATATGTCTGATGGTTCCTAACTAAGCCGATGAAATTTTCCTAATTATCTAACATTTTTGAAAGTCCCAACCTATGTCAATTCATAACGGACCGACTTAAACatgaatatgtataaaaaatatcacgaaacattttttttttaatgttatctatTAACAAAGAGTTCATCTCAATCTATTCGCAGTTCTTACCTATATTACAGTTCTCCACAGCCTTTATCATGTCCCCCTCATCGATGCTGCTGGGATCCGAGTCAGGGTATTCATTCCTCCAGTCGTTCTCAGCGTTGGAATCTTCGCTGTCTTCATCAGACTCCACATTATCACAATCCCGATACGTACCAAATACGAGATCCGTTCTGTAATCctcaatactaaaataaaaaaatatatatcaagcaagatattatttgaaaatagaataagtgtaaaataactttttacagTGTAAACggtttacttaaattaaacgaAAGTTACACTTGCAGCCTCAAAGAATCACCTTCATTTTAAACGTCATGACATCTCTATACTCTTTGTCATCTAGATATAAAACCTCATCCCAATTGGTCAAGTAGTTTATGAATACTTGGGTAACAATGACACATACACACAAAGAGAAACAtttgcttatatattttagaaagtaGTCAGTacgaaagaatattttttgttttttaaaggaCCTTCATTAATGagcctaaaaaaatatgtagtaaACTTCCTGGAAAAACGACTACAGTACAAACTCCTGTACCTCAGTCATGGATAGTATAACTAATTCTactaatataacaaatgaagAAAACTATGAAAATTCTGTAATACCGTCACGAGAATGTGTAAATCTTTTGGATGAATGCCTGCTCTGACAGACCACCAAGAATTATTGATGAGGATTTCCTCGCCCCAGGTAACATGGCATTCAACACCCAGTAGAAGGTATAGCTTTTACAGAATAtcctataaaatgttttgctaTTTTGCAATGGTCTATTCCATGACACTATGCAGGTGATGATACCTAAGACTTCACgagtaatcatttaaataaaactaatatattcagATTACtctgcattttttattatactaaacTACATAACctatgtttcggttacttcgcaGTGATCATGCTCATGGGCGGatgagatgaaaatgtctgtcagttgctCTTGTTATTCATGGTCATTAATTATGGTAAATGACAAATAAACGGTGAGAGTACatagcttaaaataataaaaactgcaTAGTatgtccaaaaatattatttttatttactatccAGATGATTTCTGTGATGCTGAGGGTgataatctataatataatctatataaccTGATGTTATACTATCAACATAGGTTTATGAACGAAAATCTGAATACTCTTGATACTTAGTTATACAACACTAGCTTGGGGTAGGTCAGagctataaatatagtaaaatagtaaCATCAGATTTCAATACACAACTACTACTTCTTGATACaggacaaataatttttatatgtaaattaagtcATTAAACGACTTCTATTTTACCTGACAAGATTATCCAACATGGCTATATCAAAGTCCTCCTTGACCGGTGTATACAGATCGTAGGTATACTGTGCATCTTCTTTCCCATCTTTCTTTTCCAGATCAACTAGATCATAATTGTCAGAGTTGCACTGAGCGAGGCCACGGCTACAATTCACAATTTCATAACGACTCTCATTCGCAACATCTTTTCTTTCCTTACGGATCTTCTGAATGATATTGCTCACACTTGTTGAACGCTTTAATGGGATATTTTGCggtactatattttttacatgcgTATTTTCCTAAAATCACAATACAAGCTTTCAATTCACcacataagttttaattacagtCTAACTAAATATTCCTACTAAGTAGCAAAACAAATTCTTTCAATCTACATACAAGTTTATTCTAAGTCATGAATCTTTAATACAGAACTACATTTCTTACAATTAACctaaaacaaatatcaattagttcacattaaaaaaaaaaagcatagtAAGTAGTTAGTGAGAGTCTAGAAGAATATTGACCTGGTTTTCAACACTTCCTCTAAATACAAATAGTGAAGGGGATATTTCGTCCTTATCCGTTTTCATTCGCTTACAAACAAGTACTAAAGCATCTTGCGGGTTTTCATCAAGCCGGCGTTTTACACGCAAAATAGTAGAcgttgacattttatttatttacaataatcaaACAACACTTTAACTTAAACacaagattaaattaatttatttatttgagataTTCAGTAGACAGAAATGTattcaaaacataaaactaCTGATAGcaaacaattgattttatgatcTGACAATTGACAGTAAGTAATCTGACATAGGTTCggtataacatataaaattaaaagttaaatggGTACTACATTTATCGcttataacatatatgtacataattatatatattataagccaaacattacaacatattttttttttaagaaaaaaaaatatttagtgtaCAATTCCAACATAATTgttaatatcttaatttatataaaaaaatatttagaaatttctaTTATTCATTGAGTTATTTTGTGGTaacagtttattattttcgtaTATGAGCGAATAGAAATATTACCAGGAGAACCACGACATTGACGTTTTTCCAGTTCGTACTGACGTTTAGAATTCTGAATTGCGCGTCTTCAGTCTTAATAGCTTACAATTACAAGTGTGTGCGActgtttattgaaatcaaatcGTAAATCTTTATcggtttatttattcacagGTCATAAtagataacaataattttgtataaagataaataaacttaaataattaaatatcataatggACAACTTAAAGCAGTTCACCATAATGGGTTCTGATGATAATTGGCGAACGCAGAATTTTCGACAGAATGTTGTGACCAAGATGTAAGTGACTTAAGTTTATTTGTAATCttacatgaaaatttatttacattgcagtaacattaaaataaaaaaataaaaatttatttccttgacgaaaaatacatattttgtttattaactgAAGTACTTATTCCGTTTAAACGTTCATGTTGCATACTTTTTAAGGATATaagattgatattatttaaaccttAATTATAGAGAGGAGGTTATTCAGAAGTCAGGTATGCAAGTTGCTCGCAATAGCAGTGAAATGGAAAATCACGTCTTCATGAAAGCTAAGACTAGagaggaatatttaaatatggttGCAAAATTGATTTTACATGTGAGGGAGATGTGTaagtattgataataatttaattgtgtcaatctttttattttatctttatttatttagaacattTCAATTCAAGCGCAACCAAAACAAAACCAAGGTCAAAACATGCAAGGGCCCAATCAAAATCAAGGAGGTCCAGCAAACCAAGCTCAAACTCAGCAGGGACAGCCTCAACAAGGTTCTTCAAACCAAGCAGGGATGGCCACTGACCCTATAAATGCCTTACAGAATATGACCTCACAGGGCTCGAGGAACCAAATGATGAACATGGGACCAGGTCAGATGCAACAAGGAGTTCTTGGACCAAATCCTGGAATGGGAGGGATGCAGACACAAATGGGACAACAAGGGCCCATTGTATCACAAGGCCCACAAGCTCAGACTGCTACAAATCTGCTCCAAACATTAAACCAGAGACCTCAATTAAATATGCAGCTGCAGAACAAATTAAGTGGGCCAATAGGCATGGCCCCCAACCAGGGACAGATGGGTAACAATATGGTCGGAGGTATGGGGATGGGTAATATGGGCAGTCAGTTGCAAAATCACTTAGCGGCTCCGGGAATGCAGGGGCAGATGATGCCCAACATGTCCATGTCGAACACCATGCAGGTCCCAATGTCGGGAGCGAGCACCATTGTAGGGCAAATGCAATGCAACCAGGTTGTGGGTGGCATTGGTGGTCAGATGACACAGAACACTATGCAGGGACAGATGCCTAATCAAATGGGTGAGTCACAGTTTTGTTgtcacataatttttatttatactataattgCAGAAGTTTTTGAGGATGTTTGTTtcacttttatatgaaaactacTCAGATTTTTGATGAAACTAAAGTTTAGACATTTGAATAAGGAATAGGctgtaatttaattcaatgttgTTAGCATGAGATTGCTGTATTATAGATGTGTTGTATTAAAGTCTCTGCCAGTCGTTACAAAGACTGAGCTTTAACACattgtacaataattttgcacCTTTCCCAGTTGGCAACATGGGCAACAATCAACTGGTGAACATCAATATGCTGCAAATGCATCGTAGTCAGGGTAAGGAGGTGGTGATGGGAGCTGGATACACCCAGCGTGCTCCACCACACAACCAGTTCCTAAGACAGAGCCCTTCGCCATCTGCGTCATCTCCGAACATGCCCGGGCCTAGTCCTGTGTCCATGGgtaaactaattattttttatggcaatactattattacttaatttgtctatattaaaaaactattatctgtttgtaaaatttatatatgaaatacaaatagaTGCACAATAcatccatactaatattataaatgcgaaagtaactgtctgtctgttactcaatcacgcctaaactactgaaacaatttgcacgaaatttggtatggagatattttgatacccgagaaaggacataggctactttttagcCCGGAAAAAtgacgcattcccatgggaaaaattacttttctggccaaggaaggaaaaacaaaaaacatcgtatataaaatgtattgcagtaacctatcttcttcttaaaatgtattaacctaacctatGACAATCACACTTAGTACGGCCTCATCCCATCTCATCGCAATTCAAACATGCGTGCAAAAAAGTACAGCtcaggttttttcatactgctatacaaaaaaactatccaatGCGGACCAAGTCGCGggtaaaagctatatataactaattctgaaatttacgcggacgaagttgcgggcaaaaactagtatgaAATAATGCTACTTTTTACCATGTTTGTTGCATCTGTCTGTTTGTGAAGGATAATCTCAGGAACGGTCAAAGCTATTTTGAAGGGATTTTCCCTGACAGATAGTCTCGATGTAATAAAGGGTGACTGGctgcttttatttttgatattttataaaaataaattaactaatgtATATAACATGTTGGCAGGCGGGGGAGTCCTCAGCGGCGCATTATCTTCTCCCATGGGTTTGGGCGGGCTCGGCGCGTGCTCGGGCGGCTCGCCCAACCCCAGCGGCAACCACCACATGACGCACCACCCACCACAACAACGgtactgaaataaaactatcaaacGCGACTTACACTTGGTTTGTATGTCCGTAGAACTTAGGTACTGAAAATTAATTGCTACTGATTtttgtaaagatatttatatttatatataggcaaaaataaatactgcaCAGAACATTAGCCTTGAGAACGAAACATACCCACGTAAACCCGACGCTTGGTCCATGACAGCAACCgagatcacggacagacgagacgAGACGCACTctcatgtaataaaataatgaaaaagcgTAGTaaccgaaaaacttagtttgatttaaatgattacacGCGAAAGTCGCAGGTGtcaatacattttacaaaacaaagtcTCTCGCCGcatctgtctgtctgtgtgttcgcgataaacggaaaaactactgcaccgattatcaaacagttatcacacccgatagcgtgattctcgaggaaggttttagtatataatttgttaagtttttgtatttacttgtgtgtacattaacgatatttgttgaacatGTCGGGAAAAcgtgagccgtctgagagcttttaacgaaaacgctgccttaagtctttgagatataacaaaataatatatagtggagttgtgtatcttatatagatctacagaaaagtccgcggtggcatatgtctgtaccttaaggataacatactatatccatattacaacttttaaaaattgacattcctaaagcgtttattggaaagctatttacataaatacggttttaagtattatcaacataaattacttcgtttccaagcctacatcagtatctgtaaattactttttaaacggttttttaaataatttaaatcgggcgtaccgtttgaaagttatcataatataagttcacaaaatgaaatattttatttttatgttttctgttAAGAGCCCGTGCGTAGCCGGGGCTGGTTCCtagtcattaataattttaaaattttacacaattAGTTAGatactatacatatttatcCGCAAACGTTGTGGATTAACCAGCTGATATAATGTGTGACTGTCTGTATTAGCGTGAACATGGGCATGGCTGCCTCACCGTCTTCATCTCTGAACACGCCGGTGGGTGGTGGGGTGGCGTCTCCCGGGGGGGAGGAGGCGGCCTACAGGGAGAAGGTTCGCCAACTGTCCAAATACATAGAGCCGCTTAGACGGATGGTGCTCAGGATGGTCAGCGAGGGAGAGAGTAAGGCTATCCAGGCTATGTATACTACATACAgatacacaaacacacacagacacacatgTAGTATTGTACTGTAGCTATTTTGCCAAATGCTGTCTTTTCATTGCTAAATACTGAGGTAATTGTAATACAATGATCCCAGCACTAATGATCTCATGTTTCCAGATGTGGAGAAGCTAACTAAGATGAAGAATCTATTGGACATATTATCAAACCCTAATAAACGCATGCCGTTGGAGACATTGATCAAGTGTGAGGTGGTGTTGGAGAAGCTGGACTTCAAACGGAGTGAGGGTGTCGGACTAGGGCTGCCGTCTGCCGGAAAGgttagatacatatatatttggtagTAACAAGTAAAAATACCGACACAGAATAACAGTTTCCTTGACTTTATACCTTCCATTAACCTGAGTATAAAATGCTATCTAATAATCACAATTAATTGTGTAATTTTATCCTGGTACCCAGGAGCAGATCTTCAACCCCCTACTGGAGGTAGTGAACAACTGTCTCCAGTCTCCGCTGGCCAACCATACCCTCAAGAGGACATTCGGTTCAACTCTCGATGCCCTCAATGGACCGGAGATCAagtaatattgattatattaattttaaaattttatttgccgCCTGAACTTTATAGTTGGTTTGGCTTtatttgttagaaaaattCTTCCTAATATAAGTTTGATACAATgcaatcaatattttactgtGTCAAAGGAATCTTCCACCGCCGCCTCCGAAAATAGCGAAAGTGGAGGAACCCACCATGGAAATACCAGACGTCCTGCAAGGAGAGATCGCGAGGTTGGACTCCAGGTTTAAGGTGAGGCGTTTATGGTATTGGAGACATATTTCTGACATTGTTAGTATTTGTAACGCAACTAAAATAGTTTCTCTTTTTGTCTGTGGCGCCACTGTTGTCTCTCCTTTCtgtctataattaaaatacgtttaattATCTAATTATAAGGAATATATCTATGTTACttcaaatataactaataaacgTTGGATATCCTAAAAGGCATGAACCATTCATGGTGTTCAGGTGTCCTTGGAGACGATGCAGCTGTCAGGTGGTGAGGGCGCCATCTCTTTGATCGCTCAGTTGGACGACGTGCGCCTGCCGTGTGTGCCGGCTGTCCACGTGACCGTGCCCCGGGACTATCCGGCCGCCTCGCCCGCCCGCCT is part of the Danaus plexippus chromosome 2, MEX_DaPlex, whole genome shotgun sequence genome and harbors:
- the LOC116765231 gene encoding probable RNA polymerase II nuclear localization protein SLC7A6OS translates to MSTSTILRVKRRLDENPQDALVLVCKRMKTDKDEISPSLFVFRGSVENQENTHVKNIVPQNIPLKRSTSVSNIIQKIRKERKDVANESRYEIVNCSRGLAQCNSDNYDLVDLEKKDGKEDAQYTYDLYTPVKEDFDIAMLDNLVSIEDYRTDLVFGTYRDCDNVESDEDSEDSNAENDWRNEYPDSDPSSIDEGDMIKAVENCNIEDDLSSDEEEAQIYDEQPDLFKEDVKRFGAAYAKYKAKVLAEGDISDSQSYVHCTVKEMDDDYKDGSDDGFYYGQEEDSEQFKEQYEEDSDEKEDHDADLDEYNPD
- the LOC116779377 gene encoding mediator of RNA polymerase II transcription subunit 15-like, with amino-acid sequence MDNLKQFTIMGSDDNWRTQNFRQNVVTKIEEVIQKSGMQVARNSSEMENHVFMKAKTREEYLNMVAKLILHVREMSQPKQNQGQNMQGPNQNQGGPANQAQTQQGQPQQGSSNQAGMATDPINALQNMTSQGSRNQMMNMGPGQMQQGVLGPNPGMGGMQTQMGQQGPIVSQGPQAQTATNLLQTLNQRPQLNMQLQNKLSGPIGMAPNQGQMGNNMVGGMGMGNMGSQLQNHLAAPGMQGQMMPNMSMSNTMQVPMSGASTIVGQMQCNQVVGGIGGQMTQNTMQGQMPNQMVGNMGNNQLVNINMLQMHRSQGKEVVMGAGYTQRAPPHNQFLRQSPSPSASSPNMPGPSPVSMGGGVLSGALSSPMGLGGLGACSGGSPNPSGNHHMTHHPPQQRVNMGMAASPSSSLNTPVGGGVASPGGEEAAYREKVRQLSKYIEPLRRMVLRMVSEGENVEKLTKMKNLLDILSNPNKRMPLETLIKCEVVLEKLDFKRSEGVGLGLPSAGKEQIFNPLLEVVNNCLQSPLANHTLKRTFGSTLDALNGPEIKNLPPPPPKIAKVEEPTMEIPDVLQGEIARLDSRFKVSLETMQLSGGEGAISLIAQLDDVRLPCVPAVHVTVPRDYPAASPARLRPKTTKRNNEDCFLARVEKAMDARCARLPKSCSVGQLLDAWEMSVRQACAPNPQAYNAVPALGL